In Periplaneta americana isolate PAMFEO1 unplaced genomic scaffold, P.americana_PAMFEO1_priV1 scaffold_21, whole genome shotgun sequence, the following proteins share a genomic window:
- the LOC138693805 gene encoding proline-rich protein 36-like — translation MTAFPHTLHYLRILAHERLLAAKVDCKKQLTLVACRGDAVEVKEATDDYRNIPILKAIPSMPNLMAARMPTPSLEHLPAEEEEAEERTTKIGCWSFLRNVFRRRRLFRRFSKARPAPVPDPILPPMQAPTARSHAITHVTEVSSHDSFHGRSLTRSQASSHAKSLARCHASTPVPASVSDSLQSTIRNPMQALISGSLPSDPKVDPLSAPTSDSIPAPIASSHALSHASDPMAVPMPDSMPRHISSSHATYIARTHARSLTRSHASSHASDSMSATVLDLMSDPLPGPMPAPLPGPMPTRLRVDIEIAMLRASISASIGAFDVRLGPMPARIPADMLADILALMPSPMPDPLPGSVPAPLQVDIQIVTLYAMISPCIGALDVMLGPRPAPIPADMPPAILVTMLDNIPPDMLNAMPADILAAVLVNMPASILAAVAAPMLDPMPANIPDSMPAPAPAPMPAHMLALLPGPIPAPMPALLPGTMPAPMPVPMPAPMPAIMPDPMPAPAPDSMRAHMLALLPGSMPAPMLASMPAPMPAIMPDPMPGPAPAPMPAHILALLPGPMPASTPAVMPTPTPFPMPEPMPSPMPGCTPDPMTAIMPDPMPAPMPAPTPASMPGPMPANLSLDIQFAMLRARIRACTSALDVLRGPKPAPLPAPMPAPLPAPMPATMAAPLPRPMPAYLVSPMPGTLPVDIQFAMLRARIRACIGALDIMLGPILAPIPANMPAPIQAPISGPMPDNKPPAMLDAMPAHIPAAVLVNMPASILAAVPASTPGPMADPMLAAMPALPDPMLATMPAFMPYRMLPTMPGLMPDPMPAPMPAPTPASMPSPMSAHMPANLPLDIQFAILRSRISACISALDVMRGPKAAPLPAPMPAPLPAPMPAPMATPLPRPMPAHLVSPMPGTLPVDIQFAMLRARIRACIGALDIMLGPISAPIPANMPAPMVASLPAPVQAPMSAPMSDNIPPAMLDAMPAPAHIPAAVLVNMPASILTAVPASTPAPMPAPLPGPTSAPMPAPTPDPMPVPIPDPMPAPAPDPMPVPILDPMPGRTPDLMPALISVAMSAPMAGPLPGLMSAPLPIDIQIVMLRARISACIAALDVMRGPMLAPLPAPMPDLLPVDILIAMLRDRVTACIGALDVMRGPMPAPIPSDMPAPMAPSMPDPMPAPMPAPMLAPIPAPMASRIPAPLSAPMLAAPPSAMPAFSFHAIPHASSNASPHVRFHAIPHLTPMPTPIPAVIPAPMTAPTPALMPGPILAAVRAAMPALMPDPMPGPILAAVRAAMPALMPAPTPPSMPGPNLAAVRAAMPALMPAPTRASMPGPILAAVRAAMPAVMPAPMPGPILAAVRAAMPALMPAPTPPSMPGPNLAAVRAAMPALMPAPTRAPMPGPILAAVRAAMPALMPPPTPATMPGPILTAVRAAMPALMPVPTPAPMPGPILAAVRAAMPGLLPTPILAPTPAAMPGPILAAVRAAMPGHLPAEEEAEERRMMGCRWPSLRNVFRGIRRLFTRK, via the coding sequence GGTTCTCGAAAGCCAGGCCAGCTCCCGTACCAGATCCCATATTACCTCCCATGCAAGCTCCcactgctagatcccatgctatTACCCATGTCACGGAagttagttcgcatgacagctttcatggcagatcccttacaaggtctcaagcgagctcccatgcgaaatcccttgccagatgccatgctaGTACACCCGTGCCAGCTTCCgtgtcagattccttgcaatctacCATACGAAATCCTATGCAAGCACTTATTTCCGGCTCTCTtcccagtgatcccaaggtagatcccttatcagctcccacgtcagattcAATACCAGCTCCCATTGCTAGTTCCCATGCCTTATCCCATGCCAgtgatcccatggcagttcccatgcctgattccatgccacgtcacaTTAGCAGCTCCCATGCCACATATATTGCGAggacccatgccagatcccttacaaggtctcatgcgagctctcatgccagcgattccatgtcagctaccgTACTAGATCTCATGTCAGACCCCCTGCCaggtcccatgccagcccccctgccaggTCCCATGCCAACCCGCCTGAGGGTTGACATTGAaattgccatgcttcgtgccagtaTAAGTGCCTCCATAGGAGCCTTTGATGTCAGGCTAGGTCCCATGCCAGCTCGCATTCCTGCTGACATGCTAGCTGACATCCTAGCCctcatgccatctcccatgccagatcccctGCCAGGTTCCGTGCCAGCCCCCCTGCAAGTTGACATTCAAATTGTCACGCTATATGCCATGATAAGTCCctgtataggtgccttagatgtAATGCTAGGTCCcaggccagctcccattccagctgaCATGCCACCTGCCATACTAGTTACCATGCTAGATAATATACCTCCAGACATGCTGAATGCCATGCCAGCTGACATACTAGCTGCCGTTCTAGTTAACATGCCAGCCTCGATCCTAGCTGCCGTGGCAGCTCCCATGCTAGACCCCATGCCAGCTAACATACCAGATTCTATGCCAGCTCCCGCGCCAGCCCCTATGCCAGCTCACATGCTAGCCCTCCTGCCAGGTCCCAttccagcccccatgccagcccTCCTGCCAGGTACCATGCCAGCCCCTATGCCAGTCCCCATGCCTGCTCCCATGCCAGCTATCATGCCAGATCCTATGCCAGCTCCCGCGCCAGACTCTATGCGAGCTCACATGCTAGCCCTCCTGCCAGGTtccatgccagcccccatgcTAGCttccatgccagctcccatgccagctatCATGCCAGATCCTATGCCAGGTCCCGCGCCAGCCCCTATGCCAGCTCACATACTAGCCCTCCTGCCAGGTCCCATGCCAGCTTCCACGCCAGCTGTCATGCCAACTCCCACACCATTCCCCATGCCAGAACCCATGCCTTCCCCCATGCCAGGTTGCACGCCAGACCCCATGACAGCtatcatgccagatcccatgcctgcccccatgccagctcccacgccagccTCTATGCCAGGCCCCATGCCAGCCAATCTGTCACTTGatattcaatttgccatgcttcgtgccaggatacgTGCCTGTACAAGTGCCTTAGATGTCTTGCGAGGTCCCAAGCCAGCCCCCcttccagctcccatgccagcccccctgccagctcccatgccagccaccATGGCAGCACCCCTGCCAAGACCCATGCCAGCCTACCTGGTAAGTCCCATGCCAGGCACCCTACCagttgacattcaatttgccatgcttcgtgccaggatacgtgcctgtataggtgccttagatATCATGCTAGGTCCAATATTAGCTCCCATTCCAGCAAACATGCCAGCCCCCATTCAAGCTCCTATATCAGGTCCCATGCCAGATAACAAACCACCAGCAATGCTGGATGCCATGCCAGCTCACATACCAGCTGCCGTTCTAGTTAACATGCCAGCCTCGATCCTAGCTGCCGTGCCAGCTTCCACGCCAGGTCCCATGGCAGATCCCATGCTAGCCGCTATGCCAGCtctgccagatcccatgctagccaCCATGCCAGCTTTCATGCCATATCGCATGCTACCCACCATGCCAGgtctcatgccagatcccatgcctgcccccatgccagctcccacgccagccTCTATGCCATCCCCCATGTCAGCCCATATGCCAGCCAATCTGccacttgacattcaatttgccatcctTCGTTCCAGGATAAGTGCCTGTATAAGTGCCTTAGATGTAATGCGAGGTCCCAAGGCAGCCCCCcttccagctcccatgccagcacccctgccagctcccatgccagcccccatggcAACACCCCTGCCAAGACCCATGCCAGCCCACCTGGTAAGTCCCATGCCAGGCACCCTGCCagttgacattcaatttgccatgcttcgtgccaggatacgTGCATGTATAGGTGCCTTAGATATCATGCTAGGTCCCATatcagctcccattccagctaACATGCCAGCCCCCATGGTAGCTTCCTTGCCAGCCCCCGTTCAAGCTCCTATGTCAGCTCCCATGTCTGATAACATACCACCAGCAATGCTGGATGCTATGCCAGCTCCAGCTCACATACCAGCTGCCGTTCTAGTTAACATGCCTGCGTCGATCCTAACTGCCGTGCCAGCTTCcacgccagctcccatgccagctcccCTGCCAGGTCCCACAtcagcccccatgccagctcccacgccagacCCCATGCCAGTTCCAATACCTGACCCTATGCCAGCTCCCGCGCCAGACCCCATGCCAGTTCCCATACTAGACCCCATGCCAGGTCGCACGCCAGACCTCATGCCAGCCCTCATATCAGTtgccatgtcagctcccatggcAGGCCCCCTGCCAGGTCTCATGTCAGCCCCCCTGCCAATTGACATTCAAATTGTCATGCTTCGTGCGAGGATAAGTGCTTGTATAGCTGCCCTAGATGTCATGCGAGGTCCTATGCTAGCTCCCctcccagctcccatgccagacctCCTGCCAGTTGACATTCTAATTGCCATGCTTCGTGATAGGGTAACTGCctgtataggtgccttagatgtcatgcgaggtcccatgccagctcccattccatctGACATGCCAGCCCCCATGGCACCCTCCATGCCGGATCCTatgccagcccccatgccagctcccatgcttgCTCCCATTCCAGCTCCCATGGCATCTCGCATACCAGCCCCCTTGTCAGCTCCTATGCTAGCTGCCCCGCCAAGTGCCATGCCAGCCTTCAGCTTCCATGccatcccccatgccagctctAATGCCAGCCCCCATGTCAGGTTTCATGCCATCCCCCATCTCACCCCCATGCCAACCCCTATTCCAGCTGTTATACCAGCCCCCATGACAGCCCCCACGCCAGCTCTCATGCCAGGCCCAATCTTAGCTGCCGTGCGAGCTGCCATGCCTGctctcatgccagatcccatgccaggcccaatcCTAGCTGCCGTGCGAGCTGCCATGCCTGCTCTCATGCCAGCCCCCACGCCACCTTCCATGCCAGGCCCAAACCTAGCTGCCGTGCGAGCTGCCATGCCTGCTCTCATGCCAGCCCCCACGCGAGCTTCCATGCCAGGCCCAATCTTAGCTGCCGTGCGAGCTGCCATGCCTGCtgtcatgccagctcccatgccaggcccaatcCTAGCTGCCGTGCGAGCTGCCATGCCTGCTCTCATGCCAGCCCCCACGCCACCTTCCATGCCAGGCCCAAACCTAGCTGCCGTGCGAGCTGCTATGCCTGCTCTCATGCCGGCCCCCACGCGAGctcccatgccaggcccaatcCTAGCTGCCGTGCGAGCTGCCATGCCTGCACTCATGCCACCCCCCACGCCAGCTACCATGCCAGGCCCAATCCTAACTGCCGTGCGAGCTGCCATGCCTGCTCTCATGCCAGTCCCcacgccagctcccatgccaggcccaatcCTAGCTGCCGTGCGAGCTGCCATGCCTGGTCTCTTGCCAACTCCCATATTAGCCCCCACGCCAGCTGCCATGCCAGGCCCAATCCTAGCTGCCGTGCGAGCTGCCATGCCAGGCCATctaccagcagaagaagaagctgaggaaAGAAGAATGATGGGTTGCCGCTGGCCctctttaagaaatgtatttcgtgGGATTCGTCGTCTCTTTACCCGTAAGTAG
- the LOC138693801 gene encoding dentin sialophosphoprotein-like, with the protein MSSNSSSSRSSSKSSSNSSSSKISSWSSSSRSRRKRSRSSSSSSNKSRSNKSRSNKSSSSSKSNSSRTNNSKSKSISSKSSSSKSSSCSSRSNSSKRSSRRSKSSRSSSSRGKGSSKNSSRSSSSKSSSSSRGSSSSSSRSKSSSRSSSSRNSSSSNSSSSSRSRRSSNNSSSRSSSSRSSSSRSRSRSSSCNRSSSSSISRSRRSNNSSSRSRSSSISRSSSSRSSSSNKGRSSSSNSNSSSSKSRSSSSSTKWNPLFCRRRCYEDGLVCLFTKKFLSFLFTRVFYFGNVARKIVLEPLQPLIINVKEMHFLRFMHVHITAANIMNVEPLFNVLHESDCCSSITKLMCAYLL; encoded by the coding sequence atgagcagcaacagcagcagcagcaggagcagcagcaagagcagcagcaacagtagcagcagcaagatCAGCAGctggagcagcagcagcaggagcaggaggaagaggagcaggagcagtagtagcagcagcaacaagaGCAGGAGCAATAAGAGCAGAAGCaacaagagcagcagcagcagcaagagcaaCAGCAGCAGGACCAACAACAGCAAAAGCAAGAGCAtcagcagcaagagcagcagcagcaagagcagcagctgcagcagcaggagcaacagCAGCAAGAGGAGTAGCAGAaggagcaagagcagcaggagcagcagtagcaggggCAAGGGCAGCAGCAAgaacagcagcaggagcagcagcagcaagagcagcagcagcagcaggggcagcagcagcagtagtagcagaagcaagagcagcagcagaagcagtagcagcaggaatagcagcagcagcaacagcagcagcagtagcaggagcaggagaagcagtaacaacagcagcagcaggagcagcagcagtaggagcagcagcagcaggagcaggagcaggagcagcagctgtaacaggagcagcagcagcagcattagcaggagcaggagaagcaataacagcagcagcagaagcaggagcagcagcatcagtaggagcagcagcagcaggagcagcagcagtaacaagggcaggagcagcagcagcaacagcaatagcagcagcagcaagagcaggagcagcagtagtagcacaAAATGGAATCCACTCTTCTGTAGACGACGATGTTACGAGGATGGCTTGGTATGTCTCTTTACTAAGAAattcctttccttccttttcaCTCGCGTCTTTTATTTTGGCAATGTAGCGAGGAAAATCGTGCTCGAGCCACTGCAACCTCTCATCATTAATGTTAAAGAAATGCATTTTCTCCGGTTTATGCATGTCCATATTACTGCTGCTAACATCATGAATGTTGAACCACTTTTTAATGTTCTTCATGAAAGTGATTGTTGCTCCAGCATTACAAAACTCATGTGCGCCTATCTGTTGTGA